The genomic DNA TTTTGTTACTAGGCAATGTATCTTTACATGctaatgtatttttttgtgtCAATGATAATATGtatttaggaagaaaaaaaaatgaagctaTAGTGGCTTTATCATAaccaaaaaatagttttaaagaaacaaataacaaataaaccTACATGCTttaaaaacatgaagaaaaaaatgaagataaccttttaagaaaacaatatttaaaatgGTGAAAGTGGGTCTAAATTAGTAAGGTGGGTGTAATTTAGTGAGGTggatttataaatataaatctaAATAATCAAGTGGGTatagggttttgctagaagacactcTTTGAATGTGTATTTTAGCAATTCACACTTCAAGGTGTGATTATccactttttaattataacttgttaaaagacaccttcataaaaattagttggtgtatTTTAATTAGCAAATACATATAGGATAACTTGTTAAAAAACACCTTTATAAAgggtgtcttctagcaaaactcatatatatatatatatggggctACTAATTTACATCCATCTAAAAACACTAATGAGTAAATTAGCAAAGCTACATCCCCAAAAATTATTAAGGTGCAAGTTAACAACCTATACCCACTAGATTATTTACActcatttttataagttttatcAAATTGTTTACACTCACTTTCATCCAACAATGTTCTCAACTGCGTAGACCAAATTTAAACGCGGACAAAAAGTAATCATATTTTGTAAGAAATACAAAAGACTAGATTTTTATCATTCTTCAAGTAGTACATAAATACATGTTTTAAAGtaaaagcaaagaagaaacttaacaagagaaaaaatatatcattttattaaagtttccattgagtttctatgagtattggTCTAAGTGATGtatatttaattagtgtttttcttatattgcggtttggtttggtttggttcggttggaaaaaccaaaacaaaccatACGGTTGAGTAAAAAATCGATCCAAATACATCCGAACCAAACacggttttttgcggtttcgaTTTACGGTTTTTCTATtagattggtttggttttgaacaCCCCCAGTAGAACCTATTAATTGTTTAGTGTGCTATACTTGTTGATTATTTGGGTTTTAGAGATATTAAGGGTATTTAGGTACTTTCGAGTGTGAAGAGTTATTTTATGAGAATTGGTAGTAACTTTGGGTAATTAATAGAATAGTGGGTGTATGAGTAATACTGAGGATTTTAATGAAGTAATTGTGTAGTAACATTTTGTGAGTAATAGAAAGTTATTAAAGACATTAGTGTGTGTGACTAAACCCAAGAGTATATAAGGAAAGTAGTCTTTGAGAAAACTAGGTCAAGAGTTCATTATCACTATTGAGAGAAAAGAGGCAAAGTTGGGAGATGAGAGAAAATAGAAagtaagaagaagaaagaagaatatTCAAGAGAAAGAGAGATGGAAAAGCTTAAGAGTGAGATTAGAGTGAAGATTTAAGTTGCTTTTGAAGGGTTAAGGTAAGAGGAAAGTTTATATTCACCGTTTAGAGATTATGAGTGATAGAGTGTTTATGAGTcatgtttgtttatatgattcTCATGAATTTAGTGTTTTGTTAAGTTGATTTTCATGCTATTTAATTATGctaattatgagtatgatgaactttatgaaattatgttatttatatgCTTAAACTTATGCTTGATGgtataaaataagttgttctTGAGATTTCAGCTTAAATGTGTGAaaatcaagatgttgttgatgattcttTCTCAAATTATGTTCTAATTGCTAGCTATGTTGATGGAATGatcatgttaaatttgatgttTGAATTAAGTTGTGGTTTGTTGGTGAATTTTGTGAGAAATGAGTGACAAACcatgaaatgatgttttgacGAATTGAGTTTTGGGATTATGAGTTTTGGGTGTGGAATTGAATTTGGGGAAAAACGGGTTTTTAAGCTAAAAGTCAATATTTAGTGATTCTAtgaaataagctatttttgggCTAAGTTAATGGAAatgttttgattaagaaatgAGGCTGAATAGTAGGGGTTAAATAGGCTAAGTGATTGGGATTGTTTCTGGTGCGATCAGGATCGAAAACAGTTTTGAAAACAGACTCTCGTGtgcaaaaacataaaaattcaagaACCCTGTCTTGTCAAGGCAGCACGACCATGCGGCCTAGGAGCACGTATTGTGTGTATTGTTCGCACTTGGTCAGTACAACCGTACGGCCAATTTGCACGACCGTGCGCCCTGTACTATGTCGGGaaacctcattttttttttgtcgtttttaaattttaagcataTCATTTGGTCCCAAACACCTAATCTTAGTTAATTGATGTATAATTGAGTACTTAAacttaatttaacttgatttgGATTGGAATTGAATTGTATGGTGCAGACTTTTGAAAATAGACGAACTTTGACATTTTAAGAAATAGATAAACTTTGAAACTTAATGAATCACACTAAGATAACTTGAGGATGATTATGTGCTATTGTTGTGAAGATGAATGGGGATTggtttgattatgatatgtATTCTTGAAATGTGGATTAACTAGAATGAATTCTTAATCGTCTTTAAATGCCAATTATGCTAAATGAATGTTTGTTGTTTCTTGAGATGATAAATGTTTGATGACGATTGCGGTGaaattatttattgatgataattaACTCATGATGGTGTGAAtgtgtatatatgtataaatgAGGATGAATACATGTATATAAAGTGGTGAAGTTATGATGGTGATGTTTTGTATGAACATATGTATTTGGTGAGTtatatgttcatgcattcatggaTCTTGGAGTACGATATTTCAATATCCAAGTGGAGATTAGGATAATTGTATCCAAGTGGTGATTTAGGATATTTCAATATCCAAGTGGAGATAGGATTAATCGGTAAAATAATTCCGACATCCAAAAACGGTACCGTATGAATATAGAATTGTGTCTAGAGCATTGCATGCATATGAATCTATGTGAAATGATTTATACTTGTTGAATCTATGTGAATTTTCTTCTACATCAACATGTATATTGTATAGTTCATTCCCATCAAAGTATTATTTGtagttttattattgttttgatttggcTATTatgttcaatttcttttttcccAGTCCAACgaaattactttgattttgtcCTGATGAAGAATTAGAATTATGAAGATGAACAAAAACACACCAACCAAGAAACGTGAATTGAGAGAGAAGATGACagcaacaaaaacaattaaGGAAAAGAACCAGCGGGCCCCAATAAGAAGCTGAGAAagtagaaaatttaaaaataaaaataatcatttaaagGTCAATTACGTCATTGTCCCTTACTATTgtcttttccaaaaaataaaaaataggttttTTAGTCTAAAACAAAAGGTGCACCTACCTTGCTAAAATAGACCTTCATGAAAATAAGTTGGTCTATTGtagcaaaccccatatatatataggattCCGACGAAGATGAAGAAGTAGGTACAGATAGGTGGCGAATGGGTACAGATGCTGGAAAAATGATGAACAGTCAAAACAACAGGTTGATTCGATGATTCATTCATTCAAGAGTCATGTTAATTGTTGattcaaagaaagaaagaaaaaaagaaaaaaaaagaggcaTGTTAATTGCTGGATATGCCATGGCTGATGAATATTAGGCGAggaagaaagaggaagaaagatTTCAACGAAATCATAGAGTAGAGAGAGGCATGTGTTGTTAAATGAGGCTTTTTAATCTCAGtcaattaattttaatctaaaggCTCACAATCATTCCTACCATTCTCGTATATAAATGtcattctcatgtgatatgccccctatatatatatatatatatatatatatatatatagagagagagagagagagagaatgaatttttgaatgagtatagaaatattttgtgtccaaatataattgttggacaaaagaaaaatcaatatttagtCGAAAGTAGACGTTGGTCTGCCCTTATCTCCCATGATAATTAGTTGGGAAGCGATTCCATGTGGTGACTTTACCTCCTCTGATGATTTAAACCATTAAATGCATTCTCTCCCTCTCAACATTAAatgcttttttctcttttatcttGAAGATTTCACTAGATCTCTCCATTATCCGAAGAGGATATGTTCCGTGATTAACTACCTCTCCCGATGctttttcctcttttattttgaagatTTCACTAGATCTCTCCATTATCCAAAGAGGATATGTTCTATGATTAACTGCCTCTCCCCAAATTCTCATTTGTGAAACCTTGTTAATTGGTACTAGTAAGGTGTGGTGGGATTACATAAGAGATCCTAGGCATTGATGGAAATTGTTGGAAAAATATATAGTGTGTGAGCTAATGGTAGAGTAGTTAGAGACATTGGACAAGAGGACACACATTAGTAGTTACTACATTGTATGAGAAGAGAACATGATTTGGTGAAGCCTTTTTAATATTATTGACATTGCATCTTAAACGTTTGAATACAATTGCACCCATATACCTATACTTATAGGTGCTTGAAGGTGTTTCTAGAACTAGATTCTAGGCCTTTGTTTGCCATTTCTACATTAGATTATTATAGATGTTTCTAAGCTATAACTTAATTTatacattaataaaataatctagAAACATGTAGCAACTTTGAGTTATTCTAGTTTTCTCTAATAGACGTCGTTATATTAACTAGAAAATTCTAGAAATATGTATCAATTTCAACACTCCTCCTTGATGCATATTTCAGAAACTCCAAATGTAATGCGTAGTTGCTCAAACATAGATTTGTGATATCATCTTTTCCTACATTGATACTCTTCATAGTTGATTAATTTGACAAGTCTTACCTCCACCATGATAGTACATTTGTGTTACCTCTTGCTATAAATAGGTTTGTGACATCAATTGGACTTGAACTTAATAGGATCGAGCTGTTAGGCTACCTGAACTCTTCTATTTCCTTCTTAGTTTTGGGTTTGAACTCAAATAGAGTATGGCCTAGTGGCTACCTATActccttttgtttttgagtCATAGACTCGGATTTTCTAGTTTAGTAGGATATCATTCACAttgtagaatatatatatatatatatatatatatatatatatatagttggtGACACGAGATcatattttgtttgacaaaaaattatatttaattttccaaataagagaaaataattcaataaaAGTCACACAAGATAAAGAAAATGATCAAATTGATCTTCTTTATTTTAAGCAAGAGCATTACATGGGATACAAAATGCAGTTGAATCCTTTATTCTAGTACAAAATCACATGCACCCACACAACTAACAAGCTAGACTCTCAATACCTTTGAcaggaaaacaaacaaacaagaaaCACTTAATTTTGCAGCAATATTCACTTGAAAATTATTCCATAGCAACCATACGGGAAGGGGGTGGAGTAGAAGCAGTAAATGGCTGTCCCCTTTTTTCCATCGATTTCATTTTCAAACGCAGCTCCTTCTCCTTGTATAGAATATCAGCCAACCTTCatatatcataatcataacGTAATTAGCATTTCATATTTACTTAGGAGATGGCCAACCCTAGAATAATTCTATGTTAAACATGAACTAGATTTTTGACCCGTGTTCCGCTCGGGTTTATCGTAAAGGGTATTctgtttgtaaacgtattaaataagtgtagaatatattgtcaaaaaaaaaaaaaacagtaacaggataggaatgaaataaaggcaagaggataggaatgaaattggtgcaatgaattattttagatacaatttgttaggttaaataattgcaaacctaataaagcaaaaattaataaataaagataactatatcataaaaatgttaaaaaatgaacaaaCCTTGTAAGAGCCTCATCGTTTGTACCCTCACTTGGTTTTACATATGGGACAAACGAAGTAACATTTTGTATCTTAACAGGTTGTTTCAACAAGTCTTCTCCTGCCTTTACAAGTTTTTGCATGCCTTCTTCGGTAACATTGACAATAGATGGATTCAAGTTATACTCCTGCACAGCACATATACCCGGACGTTACATGTTTcattcaatgaaaaattaaaaaattacaatactaatcttttttttaaagtaaatttttttaaataaataaaaaccctATATGCAACCATTTATTATGTACCTCAACTCGAAGGTAGTAATTTTCCGAAGAAGGTGAGTCTGGGAAGACTGATGCAAGGTGATATTCATGTATGTCTGCAGCAGCACTAGCATAACCCAAAGCAAGAATGGACGTCCAATTATTATACGAGAAGGTTTTTGCAAGTAAAGAACCAGGCCCTAGAATCGTGTTTCTTCCACATCCTAATGACAACAACACGATTTTGGTAGGTTCGTTTGGATTCACAGGAATGAAATTAGGATTCTTCTCATTCAATTGTTGCATCACTTCACTTACTGCAACCAATGCCTGAATTACATGCATACAATTTTTATAGAACATTAATGTGCAACCATATCATATGTAACATATGactaatgatatatatattaaatacacTTACCGGGCTGCCTGCAGCTATACCTCCATCAACTAAATTGAATGGCCTTCTACGATTCCAAAAGAAATAGGGTGGTAGAAGAGTTGGTGCAGCTGAAGTCCCAATGGCTATATCCGACAATTTTGCATCTAGGCTAGGAATTTCCTCCAACTGCATGAGCA from Medicago truncatula cultivar Jemalong A17 chromosome 8, MtrunA17r5.0-ANR, whole genome shotgun sequence includes the following:
- the LOC25500074 gene encoding patatin-like protein 2: MGAFLLFVLVFASQVIGGFNTKLPPPAYGNSITILSIDGGGIKGIIPSVVLQRLEHILKIVSKDEKAALADYFDVIAGTSTGGLIAAMLAAPNLNDTSRPAFTAKEILQFYLDYGQSIFNQTAARNWTHTTPGPKFDGEFLRAKTREILQETRLHDTLTNVVIPTFDILLLHPVIFSSFKLEEIPSLDAKLSDIAIGTSAAPTLLPPYFFWNRRRPFNLVDGGIAAGSPALVAVSEVMQQLNEKNPNFIPVNPNEPTKIVLLSLGCGRNTILGPGSLLAKTFSYNNWTSILALGYASAAADIHEYHLASVFPDSPSSENYYLRVEEYNLNPSIVNVTEEGMQKLVKAGEDLLKQPVKIQNVTSFVPYVKPSEGTNDEALTRLADILYKEKELRLKMKSMEKRGQPFTASTPPPSRMVAME